One genomic window of Globicephala melas chromosome 8, mGloMel1.2, whole genome shotgun sequence includes the following:
- the LOC115848518 gene encoding high affinity immunoglobulin epsilon receptor subunit beta, whose protein sequence is MDTEIGRRTDLALPNPQEPTSVPEIELSVVSLHDKNLLEKAALSPPRQTWLTLLKKELEFLGVTQILISLICFYFGIIVCSVFNNSELKEEFFSSFKVGYPFWGTVFFAISGFVSVMSERKHVPYLIRGRLGANTVSSIAGGIGIIILIINLKKSSAYIYRCRDIYEKDICFVASVSAEIVAMILFLTILGFCSAVSLTVYGIGEVIEGNKIPEDRLYEEVNIYAPIYSELEDGGEATSPTDS, encoded by the exons ATGGACACAGAAATTGGGAGAAGAACAGATCTTGCTCTCCCAAACCCACAAGAGCCCACCAG TGTGCCTGAAATTGAACTTTCAGTAGTATCTCTCCATGATAAGAACTTACTGGAGAAAGCTGCCCTATCCCCACCACGCCAAACGTGGCTGACTCTTTTGAAGAAGGAGCTGGAATTCCTGGGG GTAACACAAATTCTGATTAGTTTGATAtgcttttattttggaataatcgTCTGCTCCGTGTTCAATAATTCAGAAttgaaagaagaatttttttcatcatttaaagTAGGCTACCCATTCTGGGGAACAGTATTT TTTGCTATTTCTGGATTTGTGTCAGTTATGTCTGAAAGGAAACATGTACCATATCTG ATACGAGGAAGACTGGGAGCGAACACTGTCAGCAGCATAGCTGGAGGAATAGGAATCATCATCCTGATCATTAACCTAAAGAAGAGCTCAGCTTATATCTACCGTTGCCGGGATATTTATGAGAAAGACATCTGCTTTGTGGCTTCTGTTTCCGCT GAAATTGTGGCAATGATCCTGTTTCTCACCATTCTGGGGTTTTGCAGTGCTGTGTCACTCACCGTCTATGGGATTGGAGAAGTAATTGAAGGAAATAAG ATTCCAGAAGATCGTCTTTATGAAGAAGTAAACATctatgcaccaatttacagtgaGTTGGAAGATGGAGGGGAGGCAACTTCTCCCACTGATTCGTAA